The stretch of DNA GTATGTTGCATGAATCCTTCATTTGTCTCGATGTATTCGTGTCGAATGGAGGATTTGGGTATTTCGTGTAAATATTCATTGGATTTATTATCAAAAGCTGGTCTTTCTGCTTGCAAACTGGAAAAAGATCTAAAATTACCCCAAATGCAGGAGAGCTATTGGACCTATCTACTTACAAGTAGggttgttcaaaatcgaaccgaaatcgTTAACCGAACCGAtaacttaatggcttattggtatcggattatcgggtaatggatggtgaacagattgagattttataattaacggcttgaCGGTTCGGGGGCGGATTACTCATTTTTCTTATCAGGTAAACCGTTAATccattaagaatttttatatttatacttttacccctatgtatataaagtactattgaaaGTAATTTGTTGATCTGTAATAGCTGGATTGTCTGGTTTTATGTCCTTTTTTGTATGTATCTAACAAATTAAAATttgattttttggatttttggttttaCATTCTGGATTTCTTGTGAAGAACGAAtgttattgaaaatttgattgatTCATACGTGTATGGGTAGTCTTGAATATGAACTAGATTGGAACTTGGAAGAAGACTCTTCAATTCAAAAATACTGTTAGATCttagatggtattaaaaatttggtattgatttgaaacCGTTTGGTATTTGATTGAAtaattcttcaaaaatattctatttggtttagccaataaccgcccgataatcgttaatctgataccaattcgcccgttgtcttattggatggttAGCGGATTACTTATATTCCGATAACTTATAAGTCGAACCGTTAAACGTAATTATCTGTctgatccgcccgataagcaacCCTACTTACGAGGCGACTTAGTACGCATTTCTACTTGACTAATTATTGTCCTGATATTGCTTACACTTACATATCCTTTAAaatacaataaagtaagcaagaaATTTGACGTACCCGTCCCATTTTAAACATAACGGTAATACGATTTCGAGAAGAAACATTAAGgcaaattatttaaaaaataaatgaagTACGTATTATCATAGACACTTCAAAAATTGATTCTTATCTTACATGGCTGAATATaatgaaaatgaaaagaaaaagaatgcaTGATAGGAAAGGAAGGGTAATTATTCAAAACAATCACTTGACGTATCACAACCGTTGAAAATTCATCATCTCTTCAAAATAATACGATCACGAGCAATCTTCACCGTCCAATATCTATAGTTACAACCAAAATACAAACAAGgaaactccaataaccagcactGTCATGCCATGCATAGCAATACTTAATTCAGCACCTGAAGCATCCGCCGGCGAGTCATCACTACCGGAACTAGGACTCAAGGCCGCCGGAGACTTCCTCTTTGACTTCAACGTGGCCGGAGCCGGTGCCGTCGCCGGAGCAGGAGCAGCAAATATACTCAAAGGTTGAAGCACTTTATCAACCTGACAAGAAGATAATTAGAAGATATGAGAATTGTAATAGTTATTCTTGAAAATGTGATACAAACATTGAAATCTACAAAAATTGATTTTAAGAAATGCGAGGAATTTGGATATATGCAGCTTAATAAGTTTTTTGAAATTTCAATGTGAACTTTACATTCTACAACCAATTTTTTGTACATTAGTGAAGAGTTAATTTACTTCTCAAAATGTATCAAAGTCAGTTAACATTTTCGAGTTATTTTCGTCTATCAATATTTTACTCTTGGCTGTGTTTGACATGACATaaattatttttcagaaaatGTTCTTGGAAATATGACTTACTGCGTAAAAGATATTTTCATGGAAGATGTTTTCCGATTTGGggagtgaaaaatatttttcgaaaaaaaaaaacatttattGAAGATTCATAATAATATTAGCAAAGGAGTAgtgttttaattatatttttctaaTAACAAAGATTGATAATGTCTAAGTGCCAGTTAAAATAGTGAATTGAAATTAAGAATTGAGATACTTGTAAAAAAAGAATGACTTTAGCCCAAAAGTGAGGAAAGTCATTTTTTTCTTTTGGCGGAAAACGTTTTCCGTGAAAAGATTTTCTTAcgaccaaacacacccttagccttcgtgcttttatcaTAATTACAATTCTAACCTGATAAAGTGCAAGCTGACCATCAGTGTAAATTGTGTTAGCCACAGTAGCATCATCAACACCGGTGGATACATTCACTTGGTTGCCGGAAGTCGTCACATTTAACGGAAAATCGCCCGGACTAGCATCTCCGGCTTGTGTTCTTAACGGATTACTAACAGTTTGAAACTGAGTCATAGAAATAAAGTTTGGAAGAACATGGAATTGTACCAACTGAACTTGCTGTTGAGCACTTAAAGAATTTATAGTGCCAGATTTAAGGTTAGAAAATGCATTATCAGTAGGTGCAAAAACAGTCATTCCTTGATTAGAATTGTTGAGTTGTGTATTGATTTGATCACCAACTTGTGTTACTTTCATTAGTCGGATTAAAGTGGTGAATTGGCCAGCTTTTTCTAGGATTTTTGTTATATTGGTTGGTCCAGAGGGAGCTGGGGCTATAGCAGTTTGAGCTTGGGCTAAGGTGGAAATTTGGAGGATAAGTAAAAGGAGTGAAAGAGATGAAAAAATATGGTGTTTCATATTTTCAAGAATGGAATGGTTGGAATATGGAGTAGggaagtttgaactttgaaaggAGAATGATGTGGTTTGCTAATAGAGGAGAAGACTAGCTAGGGCTTTTATGGATAGGAAAGAATGTGTTAGGTGAGGGGGAGAATGTAGTTTTAATGCAAATTACTACTAGATCTTGTTTAACTTCTATACACTAATATTgtaaaaaaaataattgtattATCAAGTTACATAAAAGATTATTATACATAATCGTCTATAATAAATTGATCCATGACAAGGAAAATATACGTAATCGGTTCTAGAACTAAATTTAGTAGCTTCGTCCTTAAGGGTTTCAACATCAAACGTattttacttttaaaattatttgtTCAATTTTAATATTTACTAAAATTTTAGTTATGTATATGAAATTGTTTTATGCTGGCGGTGCATGTAAGTTAACTCCTACTCACTTCATTTCAACTTGTTTGGCATAGTATGACTCAACAAGcaatttaagaaaaaagaaaagaattttgaAATTTGTTGTCTTAATAGACCATAACATTTGTATGATTGCTTTAGAAATTTGTGATTTTAAACCTACGGTAACAAGTGGTTACAAAAAGGAAAAAATCTCCACATTCTTTCCAAGACTGACCATTAAATCTTGAAAGAGAGTGTTGGAATTATTACAGCTGATAGTTTGCTTGGAAAGGCAGGAAGATAGAGATCTAAAGTGAGCTAAAGTTTTGTATGATTGCTTAGCTTACACTTGTGTGTGTAAATAATTTCTGTAGGGTATGATATCTTTGCTGCATACTTAAAAATGAAGCTTTCAATTAGATCATTTCAGTTCTAatcttgtttttttctttttcttttctttgtgatgatatgatgaagaattttcttcttttttctttttat from Nicotiana tomentosiformis chromosome 11, ASM39032v3, whole genome shotgun sequence encodes:
- the LOC104105766 gene encoding fasciclin-like arabinogalactan protein 12, whose translation is MKHHIFSSLSLLLLILQISTLAQAQTAIAPAPSGPTNITKILEKAGQFTTLIRLMKVTQVGDQINTQLNNSNQGMTVFAPTDNAFSNLKSGTINSLSAQQQVQLVQFHVLPNFISMTQFQTVSNPLRTQAGDASPGDFPLNVTTSGNQVNVSTGVDDATVANTIYTDGQLALYQVDKVLQPLSIFAAPAPATAPAPATLKSKRKSPAALSPSSGSDDSPADASGAELSIAMHGMTVLVIGVSLFVFWL